A genomic window from Salvia hispanica cultivar TCC Black 2014 chromosome 5, UniMelb_Shisp_WGS_1.0, whole genome shotgun sequence includes:
- the LOC125187472 gene encoding RING-H2 finger protein ATL13, whose product MGVGIKESRISPGILLTIIVIAVIFFISGLLHLLVRFLLRRSSGESESFTAVEGQLQQLFHLHDSGLDQSFIDTLPVFNYSAIIGVRDPFDCAVCLSEFEAEDTLRLLPKCSHAFHVDCVDTWLLSHSTCPICRASLEQEFGICCSPVVRVLESENLGEIDLERQVDDGERVVPVKLGKFWGVGGGGGEGGAEARRCFSMGSISYVMKEDSVLKVAISSHGNNLGHEFNEFKAFKVVGAQSGGSSNGDGDGGSLCRRDSFSLSKIWMRDKGGDAAMEDTRRAFSFRWSAAVEGGADVDFDEEIGMQRD is encoded by the coding sequence ATGGGTGTTGGAATCAAAGAAAGCAGAATCAGCCCCGGAATTCTGCTAACCATCATAGTAATCGCAGTGATCTTCTTCATCTCCGGATTGCTCCACCTCCTCGTGAGATTCCTGCTGCGGAGAAGCTCCGGCGAATCGGAGAGCTTTACCGCGGTGGAAGGCCAGCTCCAGCAGCTCTTCCACCTCCACGACTCCGGCCTCGACCAATCCTTCATCGACACTCTCCCCGTTTTCAACTACAGCGCGATCATCGGCGTGAGGGATCCGTTTGACTGCGCCGTCTGCTTGTCGGAATTCGAGGCGGAAGACACGCTGAGGCTGCTCCCGAAATGCAGCCACGCTTTTCACGTGGACTGTGTTGACACGTGGCTGCTGTCTCACTCGACCTGCCCTATTTGCAGGGCGAGTTTGGAGCAGGAATTCGGCATCTGCTGCTCGCCTGTGGTTAGGGTTCTTGAATCGGAGAATTTGGGGGAAATTGATTTGGAGAGACAGGTTGATGATGGGGAGAGAGTTGTGCCGGTGAAGCTTGGGAAGTTTTGGGGAgttggcggcggcggcggtgagGGAGGGGCGGAGGCGAGGAGGTGCTTCTCGATGGGGTCGATTTCTTATGTGATGAAAGAGGATTCGGTGCTTAAAGTTGCTATTTCGAGTCATGGGAATAATTTGGGTCATGAGTTTAACGAATTTAAAGCGTTTAAGGTTGTTGGAGCTCAGAGCGGCGGCAGTAGCAATGGCGATGGCGATGGCGGCAGCTTGTGTAGAAGAGATAGTTTTTCTTTGTCGAAGATTTGGATGAGAGATAAGGGTGGTGATGCCGCGATGGAGGATACGAGAAGGGCGTTTTCGTTCCGGTGGAGCGCGGCGGTTGAAGGAGGAGCAGACGTTGATTTTGATGAGGAAATTGGGATGCAAAGAGATTGa